A region of Paenibacillus sp. JNUCC-31 DNA encodes the following proteins:
- a CDS encoding nucleoside triphosphate pyrophosphohydrolase, with the protein MPTYNKLVRDKIPHIITSSGKECRTRILDPEEYKQELRTKLREESEEYMSAASDQEALEELADMLEVIQALAEVHGANAAQLDKLRADKAEARGGFQERVYLIDVDEA; encoded by the coding sequence ATGCCTACATACAACAAATTGGTGCGGGACAAGATTCCGCATATTATCACATCCAGTGGTAAGGAATGCCGCACACGCATTCTGGACCCGGAGGAATATAAGCAAGAACTAAGAACGAAGCTGCGTGAAGAGTCTGAAGAATACATGAGTGCAGCGAGTGATCAGGAAGCTTTGGAAGAACTAGCCGACATGCTGGAGGTGATCCAGGCGCTGGCGGAGGTGCATGGTGCGAATGCGGCCCAGCTAGACAAGCTTCGGGCAGACAAAGCCGAGGCGCGTGGTGGATTCCAGGAACGGGTGTATCTGATCGATGTCGACGAAGCTTAA
- a CDS encoding DEAD/DEAH box helicase family protein produces MSTKLNVKLITDNLADELISRMQHASGIYIMTSFIMQSGVKLLAPHLKRAAERGAEVRMLAGDYLYITQPEGLRALCEVDPRIEARLWRSMGTSFHPKAYLFDHDNGEGLLIVGSSNFSFTALKTGYEWNLAMNAEAEPYTFQMALDKFMQSFYHETTLPVNPDSIALYEEEYRKYHQKNPEMIQRITEMEEAEFGTGLPEETEEETAELSLVPIQPRFAQLDALEALEGTMEEQYDKAMVVMATGLGKTYLAGFFAQRFKRILFVAHREEILFQAKKSFQRIMPERSHGIYNGQHKDGAADCVYASIFTLSMQRHRDGFAADAFDLIVVDEFHHAAAKTYMSVIEHFQPRFLLGITATPDRLDGKDVYALCDGNVAYQMHFIEAIRRGWLAPFQYYGVFDDTDYSQIRWIGTKYDEEQLMAVQLQEEHVETIYAAWVRHKQTRTIGFCSSIRQADYLAAYFRSQGVKVLSLHSRTSEMSREEAIRQLDAGELEVVLTVDLFNEGTDIPCVDTLLFVRPTESLAVFTQQVGRGLRLAEGKSHCVIIDLIGNYRNADVKLSLLDVRGDEERSGKAMDSAVPEVPANCGIHLETRVVNLLQELSRKRLPRREKLHQDFLNVKRELGRIPTYLELHLMGHSKSIGYRSEFGSYVGFLHWAELLSPYEGEIYVRHETWLRDVEKTVMNKSYKMIVLLYMLERGEAHWMDPITPGEMARFFHTYLTEKEYRKRKDFSDKGKLALWEWNEKTATEIEKLIVDMPMTKWSSAKGSITRFVDGVFSLNVQVEDAEERAVLYRWTKEICLYRLHAHFERG; encoded by the coding sequence ATGTCGACGAAGCTTAACGTTAAACTCATTACAGATAACTTGGCAGACGAACTCATTTCCCGGATGCAGCATGCGTCCGGGATTTATATTATGACTTCCTTTATCATGCAGTCTGGTGTGAAGCTGCTTGCTCCGCATTTGAAACGGGCAGCAGAACGTGGAGCCGAGGTACGGATGCTCGCGGGAGACTATCTGTATATTACGCAGCCGGAAGGACTGCGGGCGCTGTGTGAGGTAGATCCACGAATTGAGGCACGACTGTGGCGAAGTATGGGAACTTCTTTTCACCCAAAAGCCTATCTGTTCGATCATGACAACGGGGAAGGACTGCTGATCGTCGGCTCGTCGAACTTCTCATTCACGGCGCTGAAGACGGGGTATGAATGGAATCTCGCGATGAATGCCGAGGCGGAACCGTATACGTTCCAGATGGCCTTGGACAAGTTCATGCAGAGCTTCTACCATGAGACGACATTACCAGTGAACCCGGATTCGATTGCGCTGTATGAAGAAGAGTACCGGAAGTATCACCAGAAGAACCCGGAGATGATCCAGCGGATCACGGAGATGGAAGAAGCGGAGTTCGGCACAGGGCTGCCGGAGGAAACAGAGGAGGAAACCGCCGAGCTGTCGCTTGTACCCATTCAGCCGCGGTTTGCGCAGCTCGATGCACTTGAAGCGTTGGAAGGCACGATGGAAGAGCAGTATGACAAGGCGATGGTCGTTATGGCGACCGGGCTTGGCAAAACGTATCTGGCGGGTTTCTTCGCCCAGCGGTTCAAGCGGATACTGTTTGTGGCGCATCGGGAAGAGATTTTGTTCCAGGCGAAGAAGTCTTTTCAGCGGATCATGCCGGAGCGCAGTCACGGTATTTACAACGGGCAGCATAAGGATGGAGCGGCGGATTGTGTGTATGCTTCGATCTTTACACTGAGTATGCAGCGACACCGGGATGGTTTTGCGGCGGATGCATTCGATCTGATCGTGGTGGATGAGTTCCACCATGCGGCAGCTAAGACGTATATGTCGGTGATCGAGCATTTTCAGCCGAGGTTTCTGCTGGGCATTACCGCTACCCCGGATCGACTGGATGGCAAGGATGTGTATGCGCTCTGTGATGGGAATGTGGCGTACCAGATGCATTTTATTGAAGCGATCCGGCGAGGTTGGCTGGCGCCATTTCAATATTACGGAGTATTCGATGATACGGACTATTCGCAGATCCGCTGGATCGGGACAAAGTATGATGAAGAACAGCTCATGGCCGTTCAGTTGCAAGAGGAGCATGTGGAGACGATCTATGCGGCCTGGGTGCGGCACAAGCAGACGAGAACGATTGGCTTTTGCTCATCGATCCGCCAGGCGGACTATTTAGCTGCCTATTTCCGCAGTCAGGGCGTGAAGGTGCTCAGTCTGCATTCGCGCACATCGGAGATGTCGCGGGAGGAAGCCATTCGCCAGCTTGATGCGGGTGAGCTGGAGGTTGTGCTGACGGTGGATCTGTTCAATGAGGGGACAGATATTCCATGTGTGGACACGTTGTTGTTCGTGCGTCCAACGGAGTCACTTGCGGTATTCACCCAGCAGGTGGGGCGTGGTCTAAGGCTGGCGGAGGGAAAATCGCATTGTGTTATCATCGACCTGATCGGAAACTACCGAAATGCGGATGTGAAGCTGAGTCTGCTGGACGTGCGTGGAGATGAGGAACGAAGCGGGAAAGCGATGGATTCGGCTGTGCCTGAGGTTCCGGCTAACTGTGGGATTCATCTGGAGACCCGAGTGGTGAACCTGCTTCAGGAGCTAAGCCGCAAACGGCTACCGCGCCGCGAAAAGCTGCATCAGGATTTTCTGAATGTGAAGCGAGAACTGGGGCGTATTCCGACTTATCTGGAACTGCATCTCATGGGGCATTCGAAGAGTATCGGGTACAGGAGCGAATTTGGTTCGTATGTAGGGTTTCTGCATTGGGCAGAACTGCTGTCCCCATATGAGGGAGAGATATACGTCCGGCATGAAACGTGGCTGCGGGATGTGGAGAAGACGGTTATGAACAAAAGCTATAAAATGATTGTGCTGCTGTACATGCTGGAGCGAGGAGAAGCGCACTGGATGGACCCGATCACACCGGGGGAGATGGCAAGGTTCTTCCATACGTATCTGACGGAGAAGGAGTACCGGAAACGGAAAGACTTTTCGGACAAAGGCAAACTTGCGCTCTGGGAGTGGAATGAGAAGACGGCAACAG
- a CDS encoding HEPN domain-containing protein codes for MARNWSITEAHFNHQVDFTPRSQDHDISTQPRSKHIPAYHMLHTTTNAYHQHAKYHLKLAAIMCNHNQFKACLILCDWALASMIKALYIHKYHSVHPPKELTMNEILPLVHTDTEPGLDIALFIGTMQHMSSQADYPHDQPLELNNIEKLLQRTEEILYELSKRIMNNSSE; via the coding sequence ATGGCAAGAAATTGGTCCATAACCGAAGCACATTTTAATCACCAAGTAGATTTTACTCCACGTTCGCAAGACCATGATATCTCCACACAACCTAGGTCCAAACACATTCCTGCTTACCATATGCTACATACTACAACAAATGCCTATCACCAACATGCTAAGTATCATCTCAAACTTGCCGCCATCATGTGTAATCATAATCAGTTTAAAGCCTGCCTAATTCTATGTGATTGGGCTCTAGCCTCCATGATTAAGGCGCTTTATATCCATAAGTATCATTCAGTTCATCCACCCAAGGAACTCACCATGAACGAAATCTTGCCTTTAGTGCATACGGACACTGAACCCGGACTGGATATTGCCTTGTTCATCGGCACGATGCAACATATGTCATCGCAAGCAGATTACCCACATGACCAGCCACTAGAACTGAACAACATCGAAAAGCTTCTTCAACGAACAGAAGAGATATTGTACGAGTTATCCAAACGAATAATGAATAATTCATCAGAGTGA
- a CDS encoding Eco57I restriction-modification methylase domain-containing protein, which translates to MEHKKKNGVYYTPDSLANFVINHLYFNFLENKKKINVLEPSCGDGIFINAIVNSKTEKKQKLNITAVELDELEIGKISQEMSDKVGTDINITFHNRDYLEFQVLNKDKYDLIIGNPPYISHKHLTEHQISLSNEVLTKAKVSPPRTKNLWISFLISSVLSLTNNGTICFILPSELLQVKHSLSIRDFLFKHFNYIEIFTFGEIVFEGIEQDTIIFIGSNSKGKRGFKYSNIDNLKDLNIDVINESENLADIQISEKWTSLILTNSHIDKLTAMKERVYPLDFYCSSGAGIVTAANKSFIVDDNLVEKYKLEEFKLPIIQKSSQIKNLINFTKNDFEVIQHSGKPTNLLLFKDQDYELFTPESKLYLDLLVKDKVHQRYKCTKRNRWYVVPSVWKSDGFFFKRSFLHPKIIVNDAEVLVTDTAYRITMKEGYDIKSLAFSFYNSLTLVFTELFGRYYGGGVLELTPNEFKKVPIPYVNVTNEVLIQLDDMFRDEEDFSKILTFTNDIVLKQSFGFTNDEIEFLNTIRERLINRRLKRY; encoded by the coding sequence ATGGAACATAAGAAAAAAAATGGGGTTTATTATACACCTGATTCCTTGGCGAACTTTGTCATAAATCACTTGTATTTTAATTTCCTCGAAAACAAAAAAAAAATAAACGTCTTAGAGCCAAGTTGCGGTGATGGTATATTCATCAATGCCATTGTTAACAGTAAAACTGAAAAAAAACAAAAACTGAATATTACTGCGGTAGAACTGGATGAACTAGAGATTGGCAAGATATCTCAAGAAATGTCTGATAAAGTTGGAACAGATATAAATATTACTTTTCATAATAGAGATTATCTTGAATTTCAGGTGTTAAATAAAGACAAATATGATTTAATCATCGGAAATCCACCATATATTAGTCACAAGCATCTAACTGAACATCAAATCTCTTTAAGTAATGAAGTATTAACTAAGGCAAAAGTGAGTCCACCTAGAACAAAGAATCTATGGATTTCCTTTTTAATAAGTTCAGTTCTATCATTAACCAATAATGGAACTATCTGTTTTATATTACCCTCTGAGTTGTTACAGGTTAAACATTCGTTATCTATTAGAGATTTCCTATTTAAACATTTTAATTATATTGAAATATTTACTTTTGGAGAGATAGTTTTCGAAGGTATTGAGCAAGATACTATTATATTCATAGGTTCTAATTCAAAAGGTAAAAGAGGTTTTAAATACAGCAATATTGACAATTTGAAGGATTTAAACATAGATGTAATAAATGAGAGCGAAAATTTAGCGGATATTCAAATCAGCGAAAAATGGACCTCCCTAATATTAACGAATAGCCATATCGATAAGTTAACTGCTATGAAAGAAAGAGTTTATCCCCTCGACTTTTACTGTAGCTCTGGTGCAGGTATTGTAACAGCGGCTAACAAAAGTTTTATTGTTGATGATAATTTAGTTGAGAAATATAAGCTGGAAGAATTTAAACTCCCTATAATTCAAAAAAGTTCACAAATAAAAAATTTAATAAACTTCACTAAAAATGATTTCGAAGTGATACAACATTCAGGAAAACCTACTAACTTACTGCTTTTTAAAGATCAGGATTATGAACTCTTCACCCCTGAGAGTAAGTTATATTTAGACCTTTTAGTGAAAGATAAAGTACATCAGAGATATAAATGCACAAAAAGAAATAGGTGGTATGTTGTACCTTCAGTATGGAAATCTGATGGTTTTTTCTTTAAAAGATCATTTTTGCATCCCAAAATAATTGTAAATGATGCTGAGGTATTGGTAACTGATACAGCTTATAGAATAACCATGAAAGAGGGGTATGATATTAAATCATTAGCATTTTCGTTTTATAATTCCTTGACGCTTGTATTTACTGAATTATTCGGTCGATATTATGGTGGTGGGGTCTTAGAACTTACTCCGAATGAATTTAAAAAAGTACCGATACCTTACGTTAATGTTACCAATGAAGTGTTAATACAATTAGACGATATGTTCAGAGATGAAGAAGATTTCAGTAAGATTTTAACCTTTACGAATGATATTGTATTAAAACAAAGTTTTGGTTTCACAAATGATGAGATTGAATTTTTAAATACTATAAGAGAACGGCTAATAAATAGGCGGTTAAAAAGATACTGA
- a CDS encoding helix-turn-helix domain-containing protein, which yields MNEDREVLKLVGARIRALRKERGYSQESLGEKGGFHFSYIGQIERGEKNVSLVNLAKIAESLEVNLMQLFAYVDEDFHFTESEVVIQEIVTMLRDASPESIQLTKNVIREILKG from the coding sequence GTGAACGAGGACAGAGAAGTTTTGAAGCTGGTGGGAGCCAGAATCCGCGCACTACGCAAAGAAAGAGGGTATTCACAGGAATCCCTCGGAGAAAAAGGTGGATTTCATTTTTCATACATAGGACAGATCGAACGTGGAGAAAAGAATGTTTCTTTGGTGAACTTGGCAAAGATCGCTGAGTCACTTGAAGTAAACTTAATGCAGCTTTTCGCTTATGTTGATGAGGACTTTCACTTCACAGAGTCAGAAGTAGTAATTCAAGAAATTGTAACAATGTTGAGAGACGCCTCTCCAGAAAGTATTCAACTAACGAAAAATGTGATACGCGAGATTTTAAAAGGTTAA
- a CDS encoding HNH endonuclease gives MSTSNLRTRDPIRTCKKTYTNYRSFKKYLAQDFNNRCGYCDDFDGWIGGTSTYHIDHFAPKIKFPLLENDYTNLVYACSFCNRFKSDDWPSEDHTISVVKDKGYIDPCDAKYKGHFERDLYGNIIPLNNVADYMHNKLQFFLARHRIIWNLTRLKIQLDELEGLATRYKAEKEKYDKILHLYFELSIEFQNYLRYLLGENFQDGT, from the coding sequence ATGAGCACCAGTAATCTTAGAACTAGAGATCCGATAAGAACTTGTAAAAAAACTTACACTAATTATAGAAGTTTTAAGAAGTATTTAGCTCAAGATTTCAATAATAGGTGTGGGTACTGTGATGATTTTGACGGATGGATTGGTGGGACTTCAACCTATCATATTGATCATTTTGCTCCAAAAATAAAATTCCCACTATTGGAAAACGATTATACTAATTTAGTATATGCTTGCTCATTTTGTAATAGGTTTAAAAGTGATGATTGGCCCTCCGAAGATCATACTATAAGTGTTGTAAAAGATAAGGGTTACATAGATCCTTGTGATGCTAAATATAAGGGTCATTTTGAAAGAGACCTGTATGGAAACATCATTCCATTAAACAATGTGGCGGATTATATGCACAACAAGCTACAATTTTTCTTAGCAAGACATCGTATTATATGGAATTTAACTAGGTTAAAAATTCAATTAGATGAGTTAGAAGGACTTGCTACTCGTTATAAAGCTGAGAAAGAAAAATATGATAAGATACTTCATTTGTATTTTGAATTAAGTATTGAATTTCAAAATTATCTAAGATATTTGTTAGGGGAAAACTTCCAAGATGGAACATAA